A region of the Kribbella sp. NBC_01245 genome:
TACGGCGCGTTCGGCGATGACCAGGTTTACCTGAAGTCGGTGGCCGAGATCATCCGGCGTTCGGGCATCACCGTGCCGCTGGTGACGGTGGACCAGCCGGTCGACGCCATGCTCACCGCCGGCGGCCTGGACGGCGTACTGCGGACGGCCTCGTTCGGATCGCGCAGCGCCGAGCGGCTCGAGACGCTGCGCGCTCACCAGCCGTCCGGACCGCTGATGTGCATGGAGTTCTGGGACGGCTGGTTCGACCACTGGGGCGGGCCGCACCACACCACCAGCGTCGACGAGGCGGCCGCCGAACTCGAGGCGCTGCTCGCCGCCGGCGCTTCGGTCAACATCTACATGTTCCACGGCGGCACGAACTTCGGATTGACCAGTGGTGCCAACGACAAGGGCGTCTACCGTCCGACGATCACGTCGTACGACTACGACGCGCCGTTGGACGAGGCCGGCAACCCGACGCCGAAGTACGACGCGTTCCGGGAGGTCATCTCGCGGTACGCGCCGGTCCCGGCCGAAACGCCTTCGCGCGGCGCCTCGGTGCCGTCGTACACCGTGCCGCTGGGCGATCCCGTTCGCCTGCTGGCGAATCCCGGCCGGTGGGGCGCCTGGAGCGACCACGGTTCGATGCCATCGCTCGATGAACTCGATGCCCGGCTGGCCCTTTTCCGGACCGACATCAACGTCGAAGGTCCGGCGTTGCTGGCCGTCGACGAGGTGCGGGATCGCGCGACGGTGTTCCTGGACGGGGATCCGGTCGGCGTGCTCGATCGCGAACGCCATGACCAGGCGATCATGCTGCCGCGCGGAACCGGCCGGCTCGAGATCGTCGTCGAGGACCAGGGCGGGGTGAACTACGGAACCCGGATCGGCGAGGCGAAGGGCCTGATCGGGCCGGTACGCCTCGGCTCGGAGGTGCTGTCGAACTGGTCCGCCTGCGCGATCGACCTGGATGCCGTGCCGCGTCTATCCCTGGAGAGCGACCTCCCGGGCGTTGGACCGACGGCCTGGCGGGCGTCGTTCGAGGTGGGGCAGACCACCGACCTCTTCCTCCACACCGAGACGTGGGGCAAGGGAATGGCCTGGCTCAACGGCTTTTGCCTCGGCCGCTACTGGCGAAGAGGTCCGCAGCACACGCTCTTCGTGCCCGAACCGGTCGTACGCTCCGGCCGCAACGAGCTTGTCGTACTGGAACTCGACGTCATGCCCGATCCGACTGCCCGCTTCGGCCCCGCAGCGTCTTTGGGGCCTTTGGAACTGTGAGCCGGTCGGTTCCGATCGACTCTGATCGTTTCTGTTCGGCTCGTTGACCGGCACTACGCCATGCACTGAAGTGGTCTTCCGTCACTCAACCAGGGGACGGCTATGACGCTGCGTGCGCAACCGCCCGGCGCGCGCGTCACCTTTCAATGAGGAGAAGCGCCATGGACTCACCCGTAAAGATCAACCGCCGAACCCTGCTCGCCGCAACCGGCGGCGCGGTCGCGGCCGGAACCCTCGGCACCGGCGTGGCGTGGGCCGACGCCACCGTGGGTGTCGACCCCGCCGCCGACCAGGGCGCGTGGGAAGGCTGGGGCACCTCCCTCGCGTGGTGGGCCAACGTGTTCGGCGATCGGGACGACTTCGCCGACCTGTTCTTCACCACCAAGACGGTGAGCTACAACGGCGCCTCGCTGCCCGGTCTCGGCATGAACATCGCCCGCTACAACCTTGGCGCCTGCAGCTGGAACGACGTCGGCGGCGAGCGCATGGTCGCCTCGCCCAACATCCCGCGGTTCAAGCAGATCGAGGGCTTCTGGCAGGACTGGCGCAACGAGGACCCGGCGTCCTCGGCGTGGAACTGGAACGCCGACGCCAAGCAGCGCGCGATGCTGGTCAAGGCGACCCAGCGCGGCGCGATCAGCGAGCTGTTCGCCAACTCGCCGATGTGGTGGATGTGCTCGAACCACAACCCGTCGGGCTCGGCAAGCGGCGGCAACAACCTCCAGTCGTGGAACCACCGCCAGCACGCGCTGCACCTGGCCGTCACCGCGCGCCGCGCCCGTGACCAGTGGGGCGTGAACTTCCGGACGGTGGACCCGTTCAACGAGCCGTCGTCGAACTGGTGGAAGGCCGATGGCGGGCAGGAGGGCTGCCACATCGACGCCACGACCCAGCGCAGCGTTATCGCCAATATGCGCACCGAGCTGGACCGGTTGGGCTTGAGCGGCGTGGCGATCTCGGCGTCCGACGAGACGAACTACGACCTCGCCCGCACGACGTGGAACAGCTTCGACTCGACCACCAAGGGCCGAGTGAAGCAGGTCAACGTGCACGGCTACCAGGGCCTGAGCGGTCGTCGCGATCTACTGAGCAACGACGTACGCGCGTC
Encoded here:
- a CDS encoding glycoside hydrolase family 35 protein, encoding MADFAIGASDFLLDGKPFRILSGALHYFRVHPGSWADRIEKARLMGLNTIETYVPWNAHSPRRGVFDTEGMLDLAAFLRQVSEAGLYAIVRPGPYICAEWDNGGLPAWLFRQPGVGVRRYEPQFMAEVEEYLQQVLRIVRPLQVDQGGPVLLVQVENEYGAFGDDQVYLKSVAEIIRRSGITVPLVTVDQPVDAMLTAGGLDGVLRTASFGSRSAERLETLRAHQPSGPLMCMEFWDGWFDHWGGPHHTTSVDEAAAELEALLAAGASVNIYMFHGGTNFGLTSGANDKGVYRPTITSYDYDAPLDEAGNPTPKYDAFREVISRYAPVPAETPSRGASVPSYTVPLGDPVRLLANPGRWGAWSDHGSMPSLDELDARLALFRTDINVEGPALLAVDEVRDRATVFLDGDPVGVLDRERHDQAIMLPRGTGRLEIVVEDQGGVNYGTRIGEAKGLIGPVRLGSEVLSNWSACAIDLDAVPRLSLESDLPGVGPTAWRASFEVGQTTDLFLHTETWGKGMAWLNGFCLGRYWRRGPQHTLFVPEPVVRSGRNELVVLELDVMPDPTARFGPAASLGPLEL
- a CDS encoding glycoside hydrolase yields the protein MDSPVKINRRTLLAATGGAVAAGTLGTGVAWADATVGVDPAADQGAWEGWGTSLAWWANVFGDRDDFADLFFTTKTVSYNGASLPGLGMNIARYNLGACSWNDVGGERMVASPNIPRFKQIEGFWQDWRNEDPASSAWNWNADAKQRAMLVKATQRGAISELFANSPMWWMCSNHNPSGSASGGNNLQSWNHRQHALHLAVTARRARDQWGVNFRTVDPFNEPSSNWWKADGGQEGCHIDATTQRSVIANMRTELDRLGLSGVAISASDETNYDLARTTWNSFDSTTKGRVKQVNVHGYQGLSGRRDLLSNDVRASGKILWNSEHGDSDGSGMMTARCLLMDFRWLKPTAWCYWQVMDPTAGWGAIRYDGNSGTAGAIETKLYVLAQFTRHIRPGMRIINAGVDYAVAAHDSAASRLVIVAANNGAAQTLTFDLSRFGTVPNGTATRWSTLTSGSGDRYTRRQDLTVSGKVVRVPFAAGAVQTIQVDGVVR